The following proteins are co-located in the Gossypium hirsutum isolate 1008001.06 chromosome A02, Gossypium_hirsutum_v2.1, whole genome shotgun sequence genome:
- the LOC107927484 gene encoding uncharacterized protein isoform X3 — protein sequence MASSSSFSSADAALEILVSCAHAIEDGNLKTADSFLHQIWNTAAVELDLISKLVRYFAEALVRRAYGLHPPYYTHSNLQIPHPLYYYYYYSRFDINEMVGEAIESATTGKKGFHLIDFHIPHLYGRGYLFKTLPNRSSDPLSVRITVVLPTFLKNTVDFQEEMEYLTEAGKLLKIELKKEDLRVVYANSLGEVDESTLDLRRTNDDEALVVYYNFKFHTLLAEAEAMKKELIKLRQINPEIVIMQEQYANDNDGNFIKRLEYSFRYYSNFFQYYSNLFKSGKPLGDNTAKYYMRQIHNIVACEGRDRIMRHQSLDEWRDLLLTAGFLQIPFQKDVENLHALYWVEEIKEEKGCLVLSHKDCPILFVSCWRPRAGEEHFKFNLNSNKFGQGFNPRPFQPFPEGFILNRLATFAEIYDMLEDVCFRYELPVALTWACEATTDKIMLDGKKHTLFMERTSCYASNEGSQCFMEACAKHHIQEGQAIAGKAFQSSANFHFEPSITKLMKSDYPLFNAAQLFGSHAVVAICLQNHYIIGDVYVVEFYWPEIESEKSESLALDIFNDLKNMKKKFVTIRVGGNEVGFEREAISTTLQGTMHMRNAQPASSTNDLLSSNTTWSLNAVQPCDVHEMERHGLVEQVESAPFSTPNPMSHGGVLQTQGPHKQEIGEKDFISQTVSIGDYEIVKASMETCKVPRTKRRKYSSKVWLDFDKFEVNGKQVAKCKHCNKDFTGSSKSGTTHLKNHLERCQSKKIKNQERQLITSEIGDLITRDSDESNFTFDQERSRLDFAKMIIKHQSPLDMAEQEFFKIFVKNLQPMFEFQSKDILLSDIHRIYKEETEKLQLYFDHLACNFNLTISLCKNNHGKTAYCCLIAHFIDDNWEPRMKIIACKPLEHIYDTKALNEIIQSSVLEWNISKKVFSITMDNPYLNDDMFQKIKETCFSDQGSFPSTHWFIGCTFIEDGFREMDLILLKLRKSIEYVSEIAEGKLKFEEVVNQVKLQGGKSWDDLSLRLDSDFGVLHSALESREIFCQLEKIDGNFKLNPSVEEWEMVLAFHSCLKCFDDIEGTQSLTANLYFPKLCNICKKFLHLEKSNYPIVTLMKRKFDYYWSLCNSAFAVATILDPRLKFKFVEFSYTEIYGHDSKMHLNRFHKVLTDVYYEYANEARNLSKSTSDLDDSNYSTTEIVNDCILESFSKFASANNFNEVASWKSELDCYLDEPLLPLDGAFDLLYWWCINNKRFPTLAKMARDFLAMPIPILAPCLNFNAMITNPTYNNLNTESMEALVCSQNWLKIPKENDGENHGPMQNMYKRKRKMEDHSNVVKVSKNWNREEANSSGDIAKGSIKNEG from the exons ATGGCCTCTTCGTCTTCTTTTTCTTCTGCTGATGCTGCTTTGGAGATCTTAGTATCGTGTGCTCATGCAATTGAAGATGGGAATTTGAAAACTGCCGATTCATTCCTGCACCAGATCTGGAACACTGCTGCTGTAGAACTTGACCTCATAAGCAAACTCGTGAGATACTTTGCTGAAGCTCTAGTTCGGCGAGCTTACGGTCTGCATCCTCCTTATTATACCCATTCGAATCTGCAAATACCTCATCCActgtattactattattattactcaAGGTTTGATATTAATGAAATGGTGGGAGAAGCCATCGAAAGTGCCACGACAGGAAAGAAGGGATTTCATCTTATTGATTTCCACATTCCGCATCTGTACGGAAGGGGATACTTGTTCAAGACACTACCGAATCGCTCCAGCGATCCCTTGTCGGTCCGTATAACCGTCGTATTACCAACTTTTCTGAAAAATACCGTCGATTTCCAAGAAGAAATGGAGTATTTGACTGAAGCGGGTAAGCTATTGAAAATAGAGTTGAAGAAGGAAGATCTGAGAGTTGTTTACGCTAATAGTTTGGGAGAAGTGGATGAATCTACGTTGGATTTGAGAAGAACAAACGATGATGAGGCTTTGGTGGTTTATTATAACTTCAAATTTCATACACTGTTGGCAGAGGCAGAAGCAATGAAGAAAGAATTGATCAAATTGAGGCAGATAAATCCAGAAATTGTGATCATGCAAGAACAATACGCTAACGATAACGACGGGAATTTCATCAAACGCTTGGAGTACTCTTTTCGATATTACTCTAACTTTTTTCAATATTATTCTAATCTTTTCAAATCTGGGAAACCTCTGGGCGACAATACAGCTAAATATTATATGAGACAGATTCATAACATTGTGGCATGTGAAGGCAGGGATCGAATTATGCGACACCAGAGTTTGGATGAATGGCGAGATCTGTTGTTAACAGCGGGCTTTCTTCAAATTCCATTCCAGAAAGATGTTGAGAATTTACATGCTCTGTATTGGGTAGAGGAAATCAAGGAGGAAAAAGGGTGCTTGGTTTTAAGTCATAAGGATTGCCCAATCTTGTTCGTATCATGTTGGAGACCCAGAGCTGGAGAGGAGCATTTCAAATTCAATCTAAACAGCAATAAGTTCGGGCAAG GTTTCAATCCAAGACCTTTTCAACCATTCCCAGAG GGTTTCATACTGAACCGGTTAGCTACTTTTGCTGAGATTTATGACATGTTGGAAGATGTATGTTTTAGATATGAGCTTCCAGTGGCTttaacatgggcgtgtgaggctacTACAGATAAAATTATGTTGGATGGCAAGAAACATACTCTATTCATGGAAAGGACTTCTTGTTATGCAAGTAATGAGGGGTCTCAATGTTTCATGGAAGCATGTGCAAAACATCATATTCAAGAAGGGCAAGCCATTGCTGGGAAAGCATTCCAATCAAGTGCTAACTTTCATTTCGAACCAAGTATTACAAAGCTTATGAAAAGTGACTATCCACTGTTTAATGCTGCACAGTTGTTTGGTAGCCATGCTGTTGTTGCAATTTGTCTACAAAATCACTACATCATTGGTGATGTTTATGTAGTAGAATTTTATTGGCCTGAAATTGAAAGTGAGAAATCAGAATCTTTAGCACTTGATATCTTCAATGACTtgaaaaatatgaagaaaaagTTTGTAACTATACGGGTTGGAGGTAATGAAGTTGGATTCGAGAGAGAAGCCATTTCAACCACTCTGCAGGGGACAATGCATATGAGAAATGCTCAACCAGCTTCATCCACCAATGATTTACTAAGCTCAAACACAACATGGTCTTTGAATGCAGTTCAACCATGTGATGTTCATGAAATGGAAAGACATGGGCTTGTTGAGCAG GTTGAATCAGCTCCCTTTAGCACACCCAATCCCATGAGTCATGGAGGAGTACTACAAACACAAGGGCCTCATAAACAG GAAATTGGTGAGAAGGATTTCATTTCTCAGACTGTATCCATTGGTGACTATGAGATTGTGAAAGCATCCATGGAGACCTGTAAAGTCCCACGAACCAAACGGAGAAAGTACTCGTCTAAAGTTTGGCTGGATTTCGATAAGTTTGAAGTGAATGGAAAACAAGTAGCCAAATGTAAACACTGCAATAAGGATTTTACAGGATCAAGCAAGAGTGGAACCACACACTTGAAAAACCATTTGGAAAGATGCCaaagtaagaaaataaaaaatcaggAAAGGCAGTTAATCACATCTGAAATAGGTGATTTGATCACTCGGGATAGTGATGAAAGCAACTTCACATTCGATCAAGAAAGGAGTCGCTTGGATTTTGCGAAAATGATTATCAAGCATCAAAGTCCATTGGATATGGCTGAACAAGAGTTCTTTAAGATTTTCGTGAAAAATTTACAGCCAATGTTTGAGTTTCAAtcaaaagatattttattatctgaCATACATCGCATCTATAAAGAAGAAACGGAGAAACTTCAGTTATATTTTGATCATCTTGCTTGTAACTTCAATTTGACAATCAGTTTGTGTAAGAACAATCACGGAAAGACAGCATATTGCTGTTTGATAGCACACTTCATTGATGATAATTGGGAGCCAAGAATGAAGATTATTGCCTGCAAACCTTTGGAGCATATCTATGACACAAAGGCTTTAAACGAAATTATTCAGAGCTCGGTTTTGGAGTGGAATATAAGTAAGAAAGTATTTTCCATAACCATGGATAACCCTTATTTGAATGACGATATGTTTCAGAAGATAAAGGAAACTTGTTTTAGTGACCAAGGTTCGTTTCCTTCAACTCACTGGTTCATCGGTTGCACTTTCATTGAAGATGGTTTTCGTGAGATGGATCTAATACTTTTGAAATTAAGAAAATCCATTGAATATGTAAGTGAAATAGCAgaaggaaaactgaaatttgaAGAAGTTGTAAATCAAGTGAAGCTACAAGGTGGGAAATCATGGGATGATCTTTCTTTAAGGTTGGATTCAGACTTTGGTGTGCTTCATAGTGCCTTGGAATCAAGAGAAATATTTTGTCAACTGGAGAAAATTGATGGCAACTTTAAATTAAACCCATCAGTGGAGGAATGGGAGATGGTACTAGCTTTCCACAGTTGTTTGAAATGTTTTGATGATATTGAAGGAACTCAATCACTTACTGCAAATTTGTACTTTCCAAAGCTCTGCAACATATGTAAGAAATTTCTTCATCTGGAAAAGAGCAACTATCCAATTGTTACATTGATGAAGAGGAAATTTGACTACTATTGGAGCTTATGTAATTCAGCATTCGCTGTTGCAACTATTCTTGATCCAAGGTTAAAGTTTAAATTTGTGGAGTTCTCATATACTGAGATTTATGGCCATGATAGTAAGATGCATTTGAACAGATTTCATAAAGTCCTCACAGATGTTTACTATGAATATGCCAATGAAGCCAGAAATCTGTCTAAATCCACTTCAGACTTGGATGATTCCAATTATTCAACAACAGAGATTGTTAATGATTGTATCCTGGAATCTTTCAGTAAATTTGCATCTGCAAACAACTTTAATGAGGTGGCCTCATGGAAATCTGAGCTTGACTGTTACTTGGATGAGCCGTTACTTCCCTTGGATGGAGCCTTTGACTTACTTTACTGGTGGTGTATTAATAATAAAAGGTTTCCTACACTAGCAAAGATGGCTCGAGATTTCCTTGCAATGCCAATACCAATACTCGCACCATGTTTGAATTTCAATGCCATGATCACAAATCCGACCTACAACAACTTGAATACTGAGAGTATGGAAGCTCTAGTATGTAGTCAAAACTGGttgaaaattccaaaagaaa ATGATGGAGAAAATCATGGACCCATGCAAAATATG TATAAAAGGAAAAGGAAGATGGAAGACCACTCTAATGTGGTAAAAGTTTCTAAAAATTGGAATCGAGAAGAAGCTAATAGTAGTGGAGACATTGCCAAAGGATCCATCAAAAATG AAGGATGA